From one Geoalkalibacter halelectricus genomic stretch:
- a CDS encoding HEAT repeat domain-containing protein, with protein MSGPATQTASLEEALRELVIVLKAVHLYPLGHPARRQAITSACAKLSQALADRDHLDFAIRKDHFTFQEQPLAPQHPALKKLARQLFERRVERLSVLPDLSHRDLEEWACLIALEPEDILRRGGLPKLMQAAAITTLWVNESDFARILSMRREQAEQPPPALAPEESETPPAVGQSKAEELMENLAAALFTDPEASLPQEPGPEELLARMEEQAGDENFRLLLRELVDLLWKFDREGEFPRLLTCLLTLGRHCREPRLSETRRDACRRAVQDLVDEDLTHRLAHYMCDPDTSHQDSSQAQNLLLLLGESAAEVLADHLAEETESHARKILAQALARFAGAALPAMNRLLRDERWFVVRNALAILGEIRDPSQVAHLAVFLGHDDVRVRREAIRALTRIGTADAMDVLLVAVEEGDGDLQRQALLFLGALKQRAALPHLLRFATLRDPLLRRAELTRGAVRALGEIGAEEAVPALISLLKRRKRLRRGRYQDIQEEAALALARIGTVQALEALETVMEQGSGRLAQTAARALQERIQTSDHGY; from the coding sequence GTGAGCGGCCCAGCGACCCAAACCGCATCTCTGGAAGAAGCCCTGCGTGAACTGGTGATCGTCCTTAAGGCAGTTCACCTCTACCCGCTCGGCCATCCGGCGCGCCGCCAGGCCATTACCTCGGCTTGTGCGAAATTGTCCCAGGCGCTGGCCGACCGCGACCATCTGGATTTTGCGATTCGCAAGGACCACTTCACCTTTCAGGAACAGCCGCTGGCCCCTCAACACCCGGCCCTGAAAAAACTCGCCCGACAACTGTTCGAGCGCCGCGTGGAGCGCCTTTCCGTTCTTCCGGACCTCAGCCACCGCGACCTCGAGGAGTGGGCTTGCCTGATCGCTCTGGAGCCCGAGGACATCCTGCGCCGCGGCGGACTTCCGAAGCTCATGCAGGCCGCCGCCATCACCACGCTCTGGGTCAATGAATCCGATTTCGCCCGGATTCTCTCCATGAGACGGGAGCAAGCCGAGCAACCGCCCCCTGCTCTCGCGCCGGAGGAGAGCGAAACGCCGCCGGCGGTGGGCCAGAGCAAGGCCGAGGAACTCATGGAAAATCTCGCCGCGGCGCTGTTCACCGACCCTGAGGCGTCCCTGCCGCAAGAACCCGGGCCGGAAGAGCTTCTGGCGCGGATGGAAGAGCAAGCCGGCGACGAAAACTTTCGCCTGCTGCTGCGGGAGCTGGTCGATTTATTGTGGAAATTCGACCGCGAGGGCGAATTTCCGCGGCTACTGACCTGCCTTCTGACCCTGGGCCGGCACTGCCGTGAACCGCGCCTGAGCGAAACGCGCCGCGATGCCTGCCGGCGTGCCGTGCAGGATCTTGTGGACGAGGATCTGACCCACCGGCTCGCCCATTACATGTGCGATCCAGACACCTCCCACCAGGATTCCTCCCAGGCACAAAATTTGCTTTTGCTTCTGGGCGAAAGCGCCGCCGAGGTGCTCGCCGATCACTTGGCCGAGGAGACCGAGTCCCACGCGCGCAAAATCCTGGCCCAGGCCCTGGCGCGCTTCGCTGGCGCGGCCCTGCCGGCCATGAACCGGCTACTGCGCGACGAGCGCTGGTTCGTGGTGCGCAACGCCCTGGCCATCCTGGGTGAGATTCGAGACCCCAGCCAGGTCGCTCATCTGGCGGTTTTCCTCGGTCATGATGATGTGCGGGTGCGGCGCGAGGCAATCCGCGCGCTGACGCGCATCGGCACTGCGGACGCCATGGATGTGCTGCTGGTCGCGGTGGAGGAAGGCGATGGCGATCTGCAACGCCAGGCGCTGCTGTTTCTCGGTGCCCTCAAGCAGCGTGCCGCCCTGCCCCACCTGCTACGCTTCGCCACTCTGCGCGACCCGCTGCTGCGCCGCGCTGAACTGACTCGGGGTGCGGTGCGCGCCCTGGGCGAAATCGGGGCCGAGGAAGCCGTGCCGGCCCTCATCAGCCTGCTCAAGCGCCGCAAGCGCCTGCGCCGCGGACGTTATCAGGACATTCAGGAAGAGGCGGCCCTGGCCCTGGCACGCATCGGCACCGTCCAGGCCCTGGAGGCCCTGGAAACCGTGATGGAGCAAGGCAGCGGCCGCTTGGCCCAGACGGCGGCGCGTGCCCTTCAGGAAAGAATTCAGACGAGTGACCATGGATATTGA
- a CDS encoding AMP-dependent synthetase/ligase — protein MDDTIVRMVLRNADRWAQQTAMMHKVQGAYRDIGWQQLSNQVKRFGRALLALGLAPGERVAILGPNSPHWAFADLGALACGAATVPVYHTEGLDAILHILSDSGSRVAFVYSAHLGGELLGRRAELPELKHLVFLEAELEHAGILSLEDFLAQGEAMPAPQLETAIAAGTPGDLATLVYTSGTTGAPKGVMLTHANILSNIEDVASLFPIGPGDICLSFLPLSHVFERVDGYYFMLYRGVTIAYAESIEAVPVNLAEVRPTVMISVPRLYEKMFARIMERVLSGPWLRKQIFFGALKAGRAAASLRLAGEKPGPGLSLAVKLADRAVFAKLRNHLGGRLRFFVSGGAPLSVDIAEFFLAAGIDIFEGYGLTESAGGITVNTPQARRLGTVGKPFAGIEVRLAEDGEILLRGPGIFQGYWQRPEETAEAFSDGWFKTGDTGTIDPDGFVKIVDRKKDLIVTAGGKNIAPQNIENLLKTDKFIANAMVHGDRKPYLTALIVPNLENLEKFSRARKIDFLDHCDLVNHPQILALVRERVDRLQKDMASFQRIKRFTLLSQDFGKELITPTMKLKRQSVTRHYSDVLEAMYAAKDHGVHDSGFCLVEES, from the coding sequence ATGGACGACACCATTGTCCGCATGGTTCTGCGCAACGCCGACCGCTGGGCGCAACAGACCGCCATGATGCATAAGGTGCAAGGGGCTTACCGCGACATCGGCTGGCAGCAGCTGAGCAATCAGGTCAAGCGCTTCGGCCGCGCCCTTCTGGCCCTGGGCCTAGCCCCCGGTGAGCGGGTGGCCATACTGGGCCCCAACTCCCCGCATTGGGCCTTTGCCGACCTGGGCGCCCTGGCCTGCGGCGCGGCCACCGTTCCTGTTTATCACACCGAAGGGCTCGATGCCATCCTGCATATCCTGAGCGACTCGGGCAGCCGGGTGGCCTTTGTGTATTCAGCACACCTGGGCGGCGAATTGCTGGGCCGTCGCGCGGAGCTGCCGGAACTCAAGCATCTGGTCTTTCTCGAAGCCGAATTGGAGCACGCCGGCATCCTGAGCCTCGAGGATTTTCTCGCCCAGGGCGAAGCCATGCCCGCGCCACAGCTCGAAACGGCCATCGCCGCCGGAACGCCCGGCGACCTTGCGACCCTGGTCTATACCTCCGGTACCACCGGCGCCCCCAAGGGGGTCATGCTCACCCATGCCAACATCCTCTCCAACATCGAGGACGTCGCTTCGCTTTTCCCCATCGGCCCCGGCGACATCTGCTTGTCCTTTCTACCCCTGTCGCATGTATTCGAGCGCGTAGACGGCTATTATTTCATGCTCTATCGCGGCGTGACCATCGCCTACGCCGAGAGCATCGAGGCGGTGCCGGTCAATCTCGCCGAGGTGCGGCCGACGGTCATGATCAGCGTCCCGCGTCTCTATGAAAAAATGTTCGCCCGCATCATGGAGCGCGTGCTGAGCGGCCCCTGGTTGCGCAAGCAGATCTTTTTCGGCGCCCTCAAGGCCGGACGCGCCGCGGCTTCGTTGCGCCTGGCCGGAGAAAAACCCGGACCCGGCTTGTCACTGGCGGTCAAACTTGCCGACCGCGCGGTCTTTGCCAAACTGCGCAATCATCTCGGTGGACGACTGCGCTTTTTCGTCTCGGGCGGAGCCCCCTTGAGTGTTGATATCGCGGAATTCTTCCTGGCCGCGGGCATCGACATCTTCGAGGGCTACGGCCTGACCGAATCGGCCGGCGGCATCACCGTCAACACCCCCCAGGCACGTCGCCTCGGTACCGTTGGCAAGCCATTCGCCGGCATCGAGGTGCGCCTCGCCGAGGATGGCGAAATCCTGCTGCGCGGCCCCGGTATTTTCCAGGGCTACTGGCAGCGCCCCGAGGAGACGGCCGAGGCCTTCAGCGACGGCTGGTTCAAAACCGGCGATACCGGCACCATCGATCCAGACGGCTTCGTGAAAATTGTCGACCGGAAAAAAGACCTCATCGTCACCGCCGGGGGGAAAAACATCGCCCCGCAGAACATCGAGAATCTGCTCAAGACCGACAAGTTCATCGCCAATGCCATGGTCCACGGGGATCGCAAACCCTACCTGACCGCCCTGATCGTGCCCAACCTCGAGAACCTGGAAAAATTCTCCCGGGCGCGCAAAATCGACTTCCTCGACCACTGCGACCTGGTCAATCACCCCCAGATCCTGGCCTTGGTGCGCGAACGCGTCGACCGGCTGCAAAAAGACATGGCGTCCTTTCAGCGTATCAAGCGCTTCACCCTGCTGTCCCAGGACTTCGGCAAGGAACTCATCACCCCGACCATGAAACTTAAACGCCAGTCCGTCACCCGGCACTATTCAGATGTTCTGGAAGCAATGTATGCGGCCAAGGATCACGGCGTACACGACAGCGGATTCTGCCTGGTCGAGGAAAGCTGA
- the coaE gene encoding dephospho-CoA kinase (Dephospho-CoA kinase (CoaE) performs the final step in coenzyme A biosynthesis.), which yields MNNEGQADKPGVRVLGITGGIASGKSSVAQAFAQLGAAVLSADELARAVVQPGSAVLLRLRERFGARILDADGCLDRAALATVVFNDPQSRQALNALIHPAIAELAQERLENLRRSEAPLVVYEAPLLFEAGAEQRVDAVLVIKVAPRVQLQRLMARDGLDEAAARLRVDAQMPQEEKVARADYVIDNSGSFAETLEQVQALFKKLARGGGGAQRRESSPSG from the coding sequence ATGAACAACGAGGGACAAGCGGACAAGCCCGGGGTCAGAGTCCTGGGTATCACCGGAGGGATTGCCTCGGGAAAAAGCAGCGTCGCGCAAGCCTTTGCACAACTCGGTGCCGCGGTGCTCAGTGCCGACGAGTTGGCGCGGGCCGTGGTGCAGCCGGGCTCGGCTGTACTGCTCCGGTTGCGCGAACGGTTCGGCGCGCGCATTCTGGACGCCGACGGGTGCCTGGATCGTGCGGCCTTGGCGACCGTTGTTTTTAACGACCCGCAAAGCCGCCAGGCCCTCAATGCCTTGATCCATCCGGCGATTGCCGAACTGGCGCAAGAGCGTCTGGAGAATTTGCGCCGTTCCGAAGCACCTCTGGTGGTTTACGAGGCGCCGCTGCTGTTTGAGGCCGGAGCGGAACAGCGTGTCGACGCGGTGCTGGTCATCAAGGTCGCGCCGCGCGTTCAGTTGCAGCGCCTGATGGCGCGCGACGGCCTCGATGAAGCGGCGGCGCGACTGCGGGTCGACGCCCAGATGCCCCAGGAGGAGAAGGTGGCGCGGGCCGACTACGTCATCGACAATTCGGGAAGCTTCGCCGAGACTTTGGAGCAGGTTCAGGCGTTGTTCAAAAAATTGGCGAGGGGTGGCGGGGGTGCGCAGCGGCGAGAAAGCTCGCCGTCAGGGTGA
- a CDS encoding alpha/beta hydrolase translates to MHCLIDDEIARARAEGCAHEENLPFVLGSGAARRAVLLVHGFSGSPWEMRPLGTYLAGRGFLVYGLRLPGHGTSPEDLAGRTMEEWLEVVRDGLARLRTTGYRVAGVGQSTGALLLLMAALETTPAALVLLSPFLQVRHRLAPAAGLLRYVRSYQHTAVTPQNLPFYYARRPVEGMHQINRLTRRLRPRLPQLQSPTLVVSAQGDQTVLVPSAMKLFQLLGSPHKEYHLFGPEAPHVLTTPDNPRQGETLTLTASFLAAAHPRHPSPIF, encoded by the coding sequence GTGCACTGCCTGATTGATGACGAAATCGCGCGAGCCCGCGCCGAAGGGTGCGCGCATGAAGAAAACCTGCCCTTTGTCCTGGGCAGCGGCGCGGCGCGCAGGGCGGTACTGCTGGTGCACGGCTTTAGCGGCTCGCCCTGGGAGATGCGCCCCCTCGGCACCTATCTGGCGGGGCGTGGGTTTCTCGTCTACGGCCTGCGCCTCCCCGGTCACGGCACCTCTCCGGAGGATCTCGCCGGGCGCACCATGGAAGAGTGGCTCGAGGTCGTGCGCGATGGTCTGGCGCGGCTGCGGACCACCGGCTATCGGGTCGCGGGAGTAGGGCAGAGCACCGGGGCGCTGCTGCTGCTGATGGCGGCCCTGGAAACAACCCCGGCGGCACTCGTTCTTCTCTCGCCCTTTCTCCAGGTTCGCCACCGCCTGGCCCCCGCCGCGGGTCTGCTACGGTATGTCAGGAGTTACCAACACACCGCGGTGACGCCGCAAAACCTGCCCTTTTACTATGCGCGGCGCCCCGTGGAGGGCATGCACCAGATCAACCGCCTGACGCGCCGCCTGCGCCCGCGCCTCCCCCAACTCCAAAGTCCCACCCTGGTGGTCAGCGCCCAAGGCGACCAGACCGTCCTGGTTCCCAGCGCCATGAAGCTTTTTCAACTCCTGGGCAGCCCGCACAAGGAGTATCACCTGTTTGGTCCCGAGGCGCCCCATGTCCTCACCACCCCGGACAATCCCCGCCAGGGCGAAACCCTCACCCTGACGGCGAGCTTTCTCGCCGCTGCGCACCCCCGCCACCCCTCGCCAATTTTTTGA
- a CDS encoding IclR family transcriptional regulator: MARKEKSEYIIQAVSHALDLLEQFHDDVDELGVTELSKRLKLHKNNVFRLLATLESRGYIEQNKATENYRLGLKALELGQTFIKQMGLLRQAKPILEKIVERCNETAYVAIFKEGYIVYLDVVETNLTVRVVSRVGSRMPAYCTAAGKVHLAHMSDEEVDSLLPTRELSAFTPNTITDRAALRQQLREVAEKGYAIDDEELDIGVRCVAAPIRDYTRRIVGAISVSGPNMRLDDERIVQEVVPLVLEASEELSTRLGYHK, from the coding sequence ATGGCCAGAAAAGAGAAATCCGAATATATCATTCAGGCGGTTTCCCACGCCCTTGATCTGCTCGAGCAGTTTCATGACGATGTGGACGAGTTGGGCGTCACCGAGTTGAGCAAGCGCCTGAAGCTACATAAGAACAACGTCTTTCGCCTGCTCGCCACGCTGGAGTCGCGCGGCTACATCGAGCAGAACAAGGCCACCGAGAATTATCGCCTCGGCCTCAAGGCCCTGGAACTCGGCCAGACCTTCATCAAGCAGATGGGGCTGCTGCGCCAGGCCAAGCCGATTCTGGAAAAAATCGTCGAGCGCTGCAACGAAACCGCTTACGTCGCCATTTTCAAGGAAGGCTACATCGTCTATCTCGACGTGGTGGAAACCAACCTGACGGTGCGCGTGGTGTCGCGCGTGGGCTCGCGCATGCCGGCCTACTGCACCGCCGCCGGCAAAGTCCACCTGGCCCACATGTCCGATGAGGAAGTCGACAGCCTGTTGCCGACGCGCGAACTCAGCGCCTTCACCCCCAACACCATCACCGACCGCGCGGCGCTTCGCCAACAGTTGCGCGAGGTCGCCGAAAAAGGTTACGCCATCGACGACGAGGAACTCGACATCGGGGTGCGTTGCGTGGCCGCGCCCATCCGCGACTACACCCGTCGCATCGTCGGCGCCATCAGTGTTTCGGGGCCGAACATGCGTTTGGACGACGAGCGCATCGTCCAGGAGGTCGTGCCCCTGGTGCTCGAGGCTTCCGAGGAACTCTCAACCCGCCTGGGCTACCATAAATAA